GAGTGTTGCCACGAGCGGCTCCGCCGGCTGCCCGGCGGTGGCGACACGGATCTGCAACGGCTCCTCGGTCGCGACACGATCCGGGCGTTCGAGGACACGGCCGTTGTCGACGGCGAGCACCCGTGTGGGGGCCGCCGCGGCGCGCCGCACGTCCTTCACGGGGTCGACCCTAGTGGCGGCCACCCAGGCCGTGGCGCCGAAGGTCGGACGGTGTGTCGAGGTCGCTGAACGACGACGCCTCCGCCACGGGCCCCCAGTCCTCCGGCCCCAGCACCCTGTAGGGCGCACTCCGGACCACCTCGTGCAGTCCCGGCGTGTCGTGAGGATCCGGCGTTTCCGCCCGGCTCGCACACTCCTCCCGGGCGAACGCAATCGCCTCGGCGCTGTACCTGCAGCACGCGACCTGGAGCCGTCCCCGGGCCTCGGGGACGACGCTGCCGGCCGAGGGATCGTCGCGGAGCAGCTCGAGGAGCGGCACGGAGACGCGTGGCATGTCGACAGCCAGCAGGAGCACTCTGTCGGTTCCGAGGGCGTCGGCTGCGGCCACCAGCGCCGCCGACGGGCCCGCACCGGGCGGGTCCTCGCGCACAGCGCGCAGCGTGGAGTGACCGGGGCCCACTTCGACGACCTGATCGCACACAGCGCCCAGAGTCCGCGCGGCCCTGTCGACGAGTCTCTCGCCGTCGACGACGAGTCGTGCCTTGTCGCTTCCCATCCGCGAGGACCTGCCGCCTGTGAGCAGCGCCCCGCCGGTCGTCAGCCCCACCGCTCGGCGTCGGGGCCGGTGATCGCACGCTCCGTCCGGCCACCGTCGAAGGTGTACGCGACGACCTGCCACCGTCCGTCGCGGCGCTCCATCGTCACGTTGCTACCGGCCTCCAGCGGCTGCCCGTCGTCGCCGGGGAGCGCCAGCGACGTGCAGACGTTGACGCGCCGGCCCTCCGACATCACGTCGCGTACGGAGACACGCCCGACGAGGCCGTGCAGCGGTGGACGGTCCGCGAACACCGCGCGTTTCGCCGTGACGAACTCGTCCCGCGAGCGACCGTCGCGCATCTCGGTGGCGGACATCTCCCACACGGACGTGAAGTCGAGGCGGTCCCAGGCCGCCTCGTAGGCGACGGCGGTCTCCTCGGGTGTCGGCCCGGGCTCTCGTGCGACCATGACCACGAGAGCAACCAGGATGAGGCCGAGCAGCACGAGAGCGATGACGAACGGCACGTCAGCCCCCGGGCGCGGCCGTGTCGTCGATCTCGGCTGCGAGCGAGAAGTCCTTGTCGGTGATCCCTCCGTCGCTGTGTGTCGAGAGCACCAGGCGGACGTCGCGCCAGCGGATGTCGATGTCGGGATGATGGTCGGCCGCCTCGGCGAGAACAGCCACGCGGTCGACGAAGCCGACCGCTTCGGGGAAGCCGGGAAGTCGGAACGTCCGTACGATCTGGTCGCCCTCGCGCTCCCATCCGGGGAGGTCGCGGAGACGCTCGGCCACGACGTCGTCGGGAAGGGGTGCCATGGCTCCATTGTCCGTCGCCTGACCCCACGTCGCAATGCGGGCGCACCGGACGGCCCCGTTCTGCCCGTCGCCCGTAGTCTGGTCGGCATGGACTGTCCGTCGTGTGCAGCCACGGTTCCCCCGGGCGCCCGGTTCTGTCCCAGGTGCGGCCACGCACTCGACACCCCCGACCGCGGGGCTCACGAGGAGCGCCGGATTGCGACTGTCCTGTTCGCGGACCTCGTGGGCTTCACCTCCCTCTCGGAGGCTGCCGACCCCGAGCAGGTCAAGAACCTCGTCGACTCGTGTTTCGAGCACCTCGTGGCCGACATCGAGGCCTTCGGGGGAAGGATCGACAAGATCATCGGCGACGCACTGGTCGCCCTCTTCGGAGCACCCGTGGCCCACGAGGACGATCCCGAGCGCGCCGTGCGCGCTGCACTTCAGATGCAGTCGACGCTGGCGGAGCTCCGTGCCGGCCTCGCCGGGTCGGTCGAGATGCGCATCGGCGTCAACACCGGGGAGGTCCTCGCCGGCGCCTTCCGGTCCGGAGGCGACTACACGGCGATGGGTGACGCCGTGAACGTCGCCAGCCGTCTCGAGGGCAGCGCCCGGCCCGGGACGGTGCTCGTGGGCCCTCTCACGCACGAGGCGACTGAGCACGCCATCGCCTACGAGCCCGTCGGGGAGCTGAGTGTCAAGGGGCGGGAGGCCCCCGTGGAGGCCTGGGTCGCCACGGCGCCGCTGACCCGTCCGGGCGACCGGCGCGAGCGGCCGTCGATCGCCCTGGTCGGGCGCACGTCGGAGCTGGAGCTGATCGGCCGGTCGCTCGACGTGGCACTGCGCCGGCGCCGTCCCGCTCTCCTCGTGCTCACCGGGGAGGCGGGGGTCGGCAAGAGCCGCCTCGCCCATGAGGTCTCCACGCGGGCGTCGGTGGCTCACGGAGCCATCATCGGCCACGGGCGTAGCTCCGCCTACGGCGAGCTCAGCCCCACGGCACCGGTCACCGACGCCCTCCTCGAACTCTGTGGTGTCGACGCCGGCGACGACGCCGCGACCGCGCGCCACACGGTGACTGAGGCGATCGACATGCTGGTGAGCCACGACCCCGACCTGGAGAGCTCGGGAGGGCGCGAGCAGCTCCTCGCCGGTGTGCTGACCATGACCGGTCTCTCGGATCCTCCCGCCGGTGCCGACGGCGAGCGCGTACGGGACAGTGCGCTCGCCACGACGGTTGCCGTCCTGGAGAGCCTGTCGCGCCTCCATCCCGTCGTGCTCACACTCTCGGGGATGCACTGGGCCGACGATGCGGCGCTCGATTTTTGCAACCGCCTCATCTCCGAGCTCCAGACCAGCCCGTGCATGTTCCTCGTCACCGGGAGACCCGAGCTCCGTGAGCGGTGGCAGCCCGCACCGGGTCGCCACGTCCGTCTCGACCTGGAGGTGGAGCCCCTCGACCGGGAGGGAACCCGCGAGTTGGCGACCGCCGTGCTGGGTTCCGACGCCGACGAGGAGACGGCGGCGGCACTGCACGAGCGCACCGGTGGCAACCCGTTCTTCATCGAGGAGCTGGCATCCCTCCTGCGCGACTCCCGGGGTGCGGGGGACAGGAAGGATCCGGTCGGGTCGCTCGACGCTGTCCTGCCCGGATCCCTCCCGTCCACGCTCCACGGCATCGTGGCGACACGTCTCGATGCGCTCGGTGACGGG
This Acidimicrobiia bacterium DNA region includes the following protein-coding sequences:
- a CDS encoding NTP transferase domain-containing protein codes for the protein MAGRRVHLRRWPDGACDHRPRRRAVGLTTGGALLTGGRSSRMGSDKARLVVDGERLVDRAARTLGAVCDQVVEVGPGHSTLRAVREDPPGAGPSAALVAAADALGTDRVLLLAVDMPRVSVPLLELLRDDPSAGSVVPEARGRLQVACCRYSAEAIAFAREECASRAETPDPHDTPGLHEVVRSAPYRVLGPEDWGPVAEASSFSDLDTPSDLRRHGLGGRH
- a CDS encoding 4a-hydroxytetrahydrobiopterin dehydratase, yielding MAPLPDDVVAERLRDLPGWEREGDQIVRTFRLPGFPEAVGFVDRVAVLAEAADHHPDIDIRWRDVRLVLSTHSDGGITDKDFSLAAEIDDTAAPGG